In a single window of the Nocardiopsis composta genome:
- a CDS encoding ABC transporter permease translates to MNALTISIPRLPVGDAFEAAINGMRQSLGGLFDFIGLVIRTCVDALYGLFAETSATQFTLLAAAVIAGGLIVRGKYRPTLIAGGVWLVLYVAELVGGVAAAIITSLPPVLFTPAMNLFGAEYVYPPLVLALLLLAALVAISFTAGRNTGQELLAALSAVVLFVFLALHFIVGVQLELLVMPLLALLALVVAGWRVAVFAVLGFLLIMSMDKWDNAMSSLALIVVATAVAVVVSLPIGILAAKNNKVSAVVKPVLDFMQTLPAFVYLLPAIAFFSIGAVPGVIATVIFAMPPGVRLTELGIRQVDKELVEAGEAFGAPEMQILRRIQLPLALATIMAGVNQIIMLSLSMVVIAGMVGAGGLGNDVYTGIAQGNIPVGFEGGLAVVVLAIYLDRLTGAVTRFSPAARAARAAK, encoded by the coding sequence GTGAACGCGCTGACCATCAGCATCCCCCGCCTGCCGGTGGGAGACGCCTTCGAGGCCGCGATCAACGGGATGCGGCAGTCGCTGGGCGGCCTGTTCGACTTCATCGGCCTGGTCATCAGGACCTGCGTCGACGCGCTGTACGGGCTGTTCGCCGAGACCTCGGCCACCCAGTTCACGCTGCTCGCCGCCGCGGTGATCGCCGGCGGGCTGATCGTCCGCGGGAAGTACCGGCCGACGCTCATCGCCGGCGGGGTGTGGCTGGTGCTCTACGTCGCCGAGCTGGTCGGCGGGGTGGCGGCCGCGATCATCACCTCGCTGCCTCCGGTGCTGTTCACCCCGGCGATGAACCTGTTCGGCGCGGAGTACGTCTACCCGCCGCTGGTGCTCGCGCTGCTGCTGCTCGCCGCCCTGGTGGCGATCAGCTTCACCGCCGGCCGCAACACCGGCCAGGAGCTGCTGGCCGCGCTGTCCGCGGTGGTGCTCTTCGTCTTCCTGGCCCTGCACTTCATCGTCGGCGTCCAGCTGGAGCTGCTGGTCATGCCGCTGCTCGCGCTGCTCGCGCTGGTGGTGGCCGGCTGGCGGGTCGCGGTCTTCGCGGTGCTGGGCTTCCTGCTCATCATGAGCATGGACAAGTGGGACAACGCGATGAGCAGCCTGGCGCTGATCGTCGTGGCGACCGCGGTCGCGGTCGTGGTCTCGCTGCCGATCGGCATCCTGGCGGCGAAGAACAACAAGGTCAGCGCGGTGGTCAAGCCGGTGCTGGACTTCATGCAGACGCTGCCGGCCTTCGTCTACCTGCTGCCCGCCATCGCGTTCTTCAGCATCGGCGCGGTGCCCGGCGTCATCGCCACCGTCATCTTCGCGATGCCGCCCGGGGTGCGCCTGACCGAGCTGGGCATCCGCCAGGTGGACAAGGAGCTGGTCGAGGCCGGCGAGGCGTTCGGCGCCCCGGAGATGCAGATCTTGCGCCGCATCCAGCTGCCGCTGGCGCTGGCCACCATCATGGCCGGCGTCAACCAGATCATCATGCTGAGCCTGTCCATGGTCGTCATCGCCGGCATGGTCGGCGCCGGCGGTCTGGGCAACGACGTCTACACCGGTATCGCGCAGGGCAACATCCCGGTCGGCTTCGAGGGCGGCCTGGCCGTCGTCGTGCTGGCGATCTACCTGGACCGGCTGACCGGCGCGGTCACCCGCTTCTCACCGGCGGCCCGCGCGGCGCGCGCGGCCAAATGA
- a CDS encoding glycine betaine ABC transporter substrate-binding protein, producing the protein MRNGIRSHRFLAAGAAAASITLLAGACGGGGGGVATGPEEGEGGGQEISIAMIPWEEDIAVTNLWKVILEEKGYSVTIEEVDVAPTFQGVANGDIDMYLDVWLPTTHGDYWDQYGEQLEDLGAWNEGASLELTVPSYVEDVNSIADLADNADLFDSRIVGIEAGSGLVQQTENEAVPTYGLDDYELVKSSTPAMLEELETAIEDEEPVLVTLWRPHIAYSKFDLKDLEDPEGAMGEAESLHVVGREGFTEEFPEVAGWMENFKLDDDQIQDLESVVLIDNEDDHEAGARAWLKENPEFLEASMGEDAEGLEF; encoded by the coding sequence ATGCGCAACGGCATCCGATCCCACCGTTTCCTCGCAGCCGGGGCGGCCGCCGCCTCGATCACCCTGCTCGCCGGAGCCTGCGGCGGCGGTGGCGGCGGTGTGGCCACCGGCCCGGAGGAGGGCGAAGGCGGCGGCCAGGAGATCAGCATCGCGATGATCCCCTGGGAGGAGGACATCGCCGTCACCAACCTGTGGAAGGTGATCCTGGAGGAGAAGGGCTACTCGGTCACCATCGAGGAGGTCGACGTCGCGCCGACCTTCCAGGGCGTCGCCAACGGCGACATCGACATGTACCTGGACGTCTGGCTGCCCACCACGCACGGGGACTACTGGGACCAGTACGGCGAGCAGCTGGAGGACCTCGGCGCCTGGAACGAGGGCGCCTCCCTGGAGCTGACCGTCCCGTCCTACGTCGAGGACGTGAACAGCATCGCCGACCTGGCGGACAACGCCGACCTGTTCGACAGCCGCATCGTCGGCATCGAGGCCGGGTCCGGCCTGGTCCAGCAGACCGAGAACGAGGCCGTCCCCACCTACGGGCTGGACGACTACGAGCTGGTCAAGTCCTCCACCCCGGCGATGCTGGAGGAGCTGGAGACGGCCATCGAGGACGAGGAGCCGGTGCTGGTCACCCTCTGGCGTCCGCACATCGCCTACTCCAAGTTCGACCTGAAGGACCTGGAGGACCCCGAGGGCGCGATGGGCGAGGCCGAGTCGCTGCACGTCGTCGGCCGGGAGGGCTTCACCGAGGAGTTCCCCGAGGTCGCGGGCTGGATGGAGAACTTCAAGCTGGACGACGACCAGATCCAGGATCTGGAGAGCGTCGTGCTGATCGACAACGAGGACGACCACGAGGCCGGCGCCCGCGCCTGGCTGAAGGAGAACCCGGAGTTCCTGGAGGCCTCGATGGGCGAGGACGCCGAGGGCCTGGAGTTCTGA
- a CDS encoding penicillin acylase family protein, whose translation MAPTAAPLRRRLVAAAACAVLLAPTAAGTGVERPEPQAYALPGLEEAAEIRVDRWGVPHIYAESTGDLYFAQGVNAARDRLFQIDLERRRGLGLLSEAFGPAFTEQDRAARLFLYRGDMDAEWAAYGERTRLAAQRFADGVNAYLDWLEEHPGHLPAEFAELGHRPGRWRAEDVVRIRSAALTGNVVSEVVRARTACAAGVRADGLRAPLRPDTVPEVPDGLDPCAIPPGVLDDYLLATAPADLTRPAPPAEPPSAAEGSNAWAVAPERTGTGRPLLAGDPHRALTAPSTRYFAHLSAPGTDVIGAGDPGAPGVAMGHNGTAAFGLTYFSADAEDLYVYRLHPDDPELYAYRGGWERMVRTTERIPVRGGDPVEVELLFTRHGPVVLADGGERAAYAVRTAWSEPGTAPYLGALELMRARGADAFGAALAEWGGPPLTYLYADASGAIALAAGGRVPVREGFDGLLPVPGDGRYEWSGFAPGADLPAERDPATGFLASANEYRPGPGAPAGYEWPPPLRHRRITEALAADPAFGPGDAMALQNDRYDPASELLLPLIDGLDPAGRGDGAAGALAVLGAWDGSAAEESAGAALFQIWTARHLAPAVHDALLPPSAEPRRTAAPPALGADPEALAAAVRSLDPAERDALLAESLAGAYAEAERLLGPDPAGWRWGDLQQTWFAHAAGAHLGPFPRGGARDSVDASGHDPADFVQHTGASARMVLDVGAWDASRAANAPGQSGDPSSPHYADLLPLWRRGDYFPLLYTRAAVVEHTERTIRLLPAP comes from the coding sequence ATGGCCCCGACCGCAGCGCCGTTGCGGCGACGCCTGGTCGCCGCCGCCGCGTGCGCGGTGCTGCTCGCCCCCACCGCGGCCGGCACCGGGGTCGAGCGCCCGGAACCGCAGGCCTACGCCCTGCCCGGCCTGGAGGAGGCCGCGGAGATCCGGGTCGACCGGTGGGGCGTCCCGCACATCTACGCCGAGAGCACCGGCGACCTGTACTTCGCCCAGGGGGTGAACGCCGCCCGGGACCGGCTCTTCCAGATCGACCTGGAGCGCCGGCGCGGCCTCGGGCTGCTCTCCGAGGCGTTCGGCCCGGCCTTCACCGAGCAGGACCGCGCCGCGCGGCTCTTCCTGTACCGCGGGGACATGGACGCCGAGTGGGCCGCCTACGGGGAGCGGACCCGGCTCGCCGCCCAGCGGTTCGCCGACGGCGTCAACGCCTACCTCGACTGGCTGGAGGAGCACCCCGGCCACCTGCCCGCCGAGTTCGCCGAGCTCGGCCACCGGCCGGGGCGGTGGCGGGCGGAGGACGTGGTGCGGATCCGCTCCGCGGCGCTCACCGGCAACGTGGTCAGCGAGGTGGTGCGGGCCCGGACCGCGTGCGCGGCCGGGGTGCGGGCCGACGGGCTGCGCGCGCCGCTCCGCCCGGACACCGTCCCCGAGGTACCGGACGGTCTCGACCCGTGCGCGATCCCGCCCGGGGTGCTCGACGACTACCTGCTGGCCACCGCGCCCGCGGACCTGACCCGGCCGGCCCCGCCCGCGGAGCCGCCGTCGGCCGCCGAGGGCAGCAACGCCTGGGCCGTCGCCCCGGAGCGGACCGGCACCGGCAGGCCGCTGCTGGCCGGCGACCCGCACCGGGCCCTCACCGCGCCGTCCACCCGGTACTTCGCGCACCTCTCCGCGCCCGGCACCGACGTGATCGGCGCCGGCGACCCGGGCGCGCCCGGGGTGGCCATGGGGCACAACGGCACCGCCGCGTTCGGCCTGACCTACTTCTCCGCCGACGCCGAGGACCTCTACGTCTACCGGCTGCACCCGGACGACCCCGAGCTGTACGCCTACCGGGGCGGCTGGGAGCGGATGGTCCGCACCACCGAGCGGATCCCGGTGCGCGGCGGGGACCCGGTCGAAGTGGAGCTGCTGTTCACCCGGCACGGGCCGGTGGTGCTGGCGGACGGGGGCGAACGGGCCGCCTACGCGGTGCGCACCGCGTGGAGCGAGCCGGGCACCGCCCCCTACCTGGGCGCGCTGGAGCTGATGCGGGCCCGCGGCGCCGACGCGTTCGGGGCGGCGCTGGCCGAGTGGGGCGGCCCGCCGCTGACCTACCTGTACGCCGACGCCTCGGGGGCGATCGCGCTGGCCGCCGGCGGCCGGGTCCCGGTCCGGGAGGGCTTCGACGGGCTGCTCCCGGTCCCCGGGGACGGCCGCTACGAGTGGTCCGGGTTCGCCCCGGGCGCCGACCTGCCCGCCGAACGCGACCCGGCCACCGGGTTCCTCGCCTCCGCCAACGAGTACCGGCCCGGGCCGGGGGCGCCCGCCGGGTACGAGTGGCCGCCGCCGCTGCGCCACCGGCGGATCACCGAGGCGCTCGCCGCCGACCCCGCGTTCGGGCCGGGCGACGCCATGGCGTTGCAGAACGACCGGTACGACCCGGCGTCCGAACTGCTCCTGCCGCTCATCGACGGCCTCGACCCGGCCGGCCGCGGGGACGGTGCTGCCGGCGCCCTGGCCGTGCTGGGCGCGTGGGACGGCTCGGCCGCCGAGGAGTCGGCCGGAGCCGCGCTCTTCCAGATCTGGACCGCCCGGCACCTGGCCCCCGCGGTGCACGACGCGCTGCTTCCCCCTTCGGCGGAGCCCCGCCGGACCGCTGCCCCGCCCGCCCTCGGCGCCGACCCGGAGGCGCTGGCCGCCGCGGTGCGCTCGCTGGACCCCGCCGAGCGGGACGCGCTGCTCGCCGAGTCGCTGGCCGGCGCCTACGCGGAGGCGGAGCGGCTGCTCGGCCCCGACCCGGCCGGCTGGCGCTGGGGCGACCTGCAGCAGACCTGGTTCGCGCACGCCGCCGGGGCGCACCTGGGGCCGTTCCCGCGCGGCGGCGCCCGGGACTCGGTCGACGCCTCCGGCCACGACCCGGCCGACTTCGTCCAGCACACCGGCGCCAGCGCCCGGATGGTGCTGGACGTGGGCGCCTGGGACGCCTCCCGCGCCGCCAACGCCCCCGGCCAGTCCGGCGACCCGTCGTCGCCGCACTACGCCGACCTGCTCCCGCTGTGGCGGCGCGGCGACTACTTCCCGCTGCTCTACACCCGCGCCGCGGTGGTGGAGCACACCGAGCGCACGATCCGGCTCCTCCCTGCGCCCTGA
- a CDS encoding DUF5685 family protein: MFGILRPCRHTLPAPLADEWMGHLCGLCLALRDGHGQAARVATNYDGLVVSVLAAAQSERCAGTRTAGPCPLRGMRRADVAEGEGARLAAVVSLLLASAKISDHVADGDGVYARPGVRTAARRAAARWGAGALAAGEGLGFDGAALAAVADRQREAEAAAAEGTDVLQVTRPTEEATGEAFAHTALLAERPANAAPLREAGRLFGRVAHLLDAVEDLEEDRRTGAWNPLAATGTPVERARGLCDDAVLGVSLALREAEFTDDRLVHALLVHELRRAVERTFSHAGHPGQGPAHPHHPGHQQYPGNPHHPHHPGHPHDPRRPGGYPPQPGQQQYPGHYGPHRQDRRRQDSGTDMFSSGGGSGWAGDGGSGWGGDGGGRGGGGHGRHRSKAKDQGDCCCKTPAIWEPPKKRGFFAGCGIALFMCCTCQQCCRDPHPGPWSGRDRDAWCDDCGDGNCDCCCCCD, encoded by the coding sequence ATGTTCGGAATCCTGAGACCGTGCCGCCACACCCTTCCCGCGCCCCTCGCGGACGAGTGGATGGGGCACCTGTGCGGCCTGTGCCTGGCGCTGCGCGACGGTCACGGCCAGGCGGCCCGGGTCGCCACCAACTACGACGGGCTGGTGGTCTCGGTGCTGGCCGCCGCCCAGTCGGAGCGGTGCGCCGGCACGCGCACCGCCGGCCCCTGCCCGCTGCGCGGCATGCGCCGGGCCGACGTCGCCGAGGGCGAGGGCGCCCGGCTGGCGGCGGTGGTCTCGCTGCTGCTGGCGTCGGCGAAGATCAGCGACCACGTGGCGGACGGCGACGGGGTGTACGCCCGCCCCGGGGTGCGCACCGCCGCGCGCCGGGCGGCCGCCCGGTGGGGCGCGGGCGCCCTGGCGGCGGGGGAGGGGCTGGGGTTCGACGGGGCGGCCCTGGCCGCCGTCGCCGACCGGCAGCGGGAGGCGGAGGCCGCCGCGGCCGAGGGGACCGACGTCCTGCAGGTGACCCGGCCGACCGAGGAGGCCACCGGGGAGGCGTTCGCGCACACCGCGCTGCTGGCAGAGCGGCCGGCCAACGCCGCGCCGCTGCGCGAGGCGGGCCGTCTGTTCGGCCGCGTCGCGCATCTGCTGGACGCGGTGGAGGACCTGGAGGAGGACCGGCGGACGGGGGCGTGGAACCCGCTCGCCGCCACCGGGACGCCGGTGGAGCGGGCCCGAGGGCTCTGCGACGACGCGGTGCTCGGCGTCTCCCTGGCCCTGCGCGAGGCCGAGTTCACCGACGACCGGCTGGTGCACGCGCTGCTCGTGCACGAGCTGCGGCGGGCGGTGGAGCGGACCTTCTCCCACGCGGGCCACCCGGGCCAGGGGCCGGCCCACCCGCACCACCCCGGCCATCAGCAGTACCCCGGTAACCCCCACCATCCGCACCATCCCGGCCATCCGCACGATCCGCGGCGGCCGGGCGGGTACCCGCCGCAGCCCGGGCAGCAGCAGTACCCGGGGCACTACGGGCCCCACCGGCAGGACCGCCGCCGGCAGGACAGCGGGACGGACATGTTCTCCTCCGGCGGCGGCTCCGGGTGGGCAGGCGACGGCGGTTCCGGTTGGGGCGGTGACGGCGGAGGCCGGGGCGGCGGAGGGCACGGCCGCCATCGGAGCAAGGCCAAGGACCAGGGGGACTGCTGCTGCAAGACCCCGGCGATCTGGGAACCGCCGAAGAAGCGCGGTTTCTTCGCCGGCTGCGGGATCGCCCTGTTCATGTGCTGCACCTGCCAGCAGTGCTGCCGCGACCCCCACCCCGGGCCGTGGAGCGGGCGAGACCGGGACGCATGGTGCGACGACTGCGGTGACGGCAATTGCGACTGCTGCTGCTGTTGCGATTGA
- a CDS encoding TetR/AcrR family transcriptional regulator produces MSENQEKQRRRAPAMAVEERREMIVRTALPLIAENGAAVTTAQIARAAGIGEGTVFRAFADKDELMAACVAAALDPEPVLAQIADVSLDQPLTARLVEAAEALRAHLARIGRVVDAIGAAGRRAPAREGEGRPPVDRRAAHDRAHTALAELFAPEAESLRVPPVQAAAVFHMLLLTEARSEDAGIASIDVEQLVEVLLHGVLGGEGSGS; encoded by the coding sequence ATGAGCGAGAACCAGGAGAAGCAGCGGCGCCGCGCTCCCGCCATGGCGGTCGAGGAGCGGCGCGAGATGATCGTCCGGACCGCGTTGCCGCTGATCGCGGAGAACGGGGCCGCGGTGACCACGGCGCAGATCGCCCGGGCCGCCGGGATCGGCGAGGGCACGGTGTTCCGCGCCTTCGCCGACAAGGACGAGCTGATGGCCGCGTGCGTCGCGGCCGCACTCGACCCGGAGCCGGTGCTGGCCCAGATCGCCGACGTCTCACTCGACCAGCCGCTGACCGCCCGGCTGGTCGAGGCGGCCGAGGCGCTCCGCGCCCACCTGGCCCGGATCGGCCGGGTGGTGGACGCGATCGGGGCGGCCGGGCGCCGGGCACCCGCGCGGGAGGGGGAGGGCCGTCCGCCGGTGGACCGGCGGGCCGCGCACGACAGGGCGCACACCGCGCTCGCCGAGCTCTTCGCGCCCGAGGCCGAATCGCTGCGGGTCCCTCCGGTCCAGGCGGCCGCGGTCTTCCATATGCTCCTGCTGACCGAGGCCCGGAGCGAGGACGCCGGGATCGCGTCCATCGACGTCGAGCAGCTGGTCGAGGTGCTGCTGCACGGGGTCCTCGGCGGCGAGGGGAGCGGGTCGTGA
- a CDS encoding DUF6069 family protein produces MSAAGTAAERAAGPPAALRRRIRALAAAAAVALPLLLWAAVVPIGGHPLEVSSGMRTGALAPQTMELGAAPFAVVSLLSALLGWALLAVLERFAGRAARWIWGVLAVAVLAVSFLPLTDPALNGATIAVLAAAHLLVGAAVIPAFLLTSPRPGRRAAARAPAG; encoded by the coding sequence GTGAGCGCCGCCGGCACCGCTGCCGAGCGGGCGGCCGGCCCTCCGGCCGCCCTCCGCCGCCGCATCCGCGCGCTGGCCGCGGCGGCCGCCGTCGCCCTGCCGCTGCTGCTGTGGGCCGCGGTCGTCCCGATCGGCGGCCACCCGCTGGAGGTGAGCAGCGGGATGCGGACCGGGGCGCTCGCCCCGCAGACCATGGAGCTGGGCGCGGCCCCCTTCGCGGTGGTCTCGCTGCTGTCGGCGCTGCTCGGCTGGGCGCTGCTGGCGGTGCTGGAGCGGTTCGCCGGACGCGCGGCGCGGTGGATCTGGGGCGTGCTCGCCGTCGCGGTCCTGGCGGTGTCCTTCCTGCCGCTGACCGACCCCGCGCTCAACGGGGCGACCATCGCCGTGCTGGCCGCCGCCCACCTGCTGGTCGGTGCGGCGGTGATCCCGGCCTTCCTGCTCACCTCGCCGCGCCCGGGGCGGCGGGCGGCGGCCCGGGCGCCGGCCGGCTGA
- a CDS encoding PH domain-containing protein, with protein MDDTVNGALPAGAPAGADRPCEDGTAGSEWRRLSPLTVQAGVLGITLFFMLPALGGAGITAFFGVFWPWGALILLAGLLLSAVISVSDVFRYRLTRYRVTAERMEMRSGVIARSHRSLPRDRIRTVDVATPLWARPFGLCRVTVGSGQGGDAGDELKLEVVSAEEGRRLRRELLRRSPGAPAAAGARPEDTAQDTAGEPGEGEPTVLAEVSPRWYRYGALSWGPMALGYGALAALLGTAAQIIGDFASRLFAPIGRGLYEFATSAALVAVPSVLLGVIAFGSAVALAVHVEAWWGYRLTREPDGTLLVRRGLLNLSSVSIEERRLRGVELCEYLPLRWFGAASVAAVASGLGENEQSKGLVAKRTLSPDMPRAEAARTAREVLPGAVFPELTGHPRTALRRRLVRAAVAAVLLTAAVGAPLWLIPFVPAGVAAGGTAAAAALFAPLCAAYAVGAYRGLGHGLDRRLLYLRGGMAARSTVALKRDAVIGWTVTRSPLQRRAGLSTLGATVAADSGVHRARDIGHSQGLALADEAVPGLLTPFLLRN; from the coding sequence ATGGACGACACCGTGAACGGCGCCCTGCCCGCCGGCGCCCCCGCCGGCGCCGACCGCCCCTGCGAGGACGGGACCGCCGGCTCCGAGTGGCGCCGGCTCAGCCCGCTCACCGTCCAGGCGGGCGTCCTGGGCATCACCCTCTTCTTCATGCTGCCGGCGCTGGGCGGCGCCGGGATCACCGCCTTCTTCGGGGTGTTCTGGCCGTGGGGCGCGCTCATCCTGCTGGCCGGCCTGCTCCTCTCGGCCGTCATCAGCGTCAGCGACGTCTTCCGGTACCGCCTCACCCGCTACCGGGTGACCGCCGAGCGGATGGAGATGCGCTCCGGCGTCATCGCCCGCTCGCACCGCTCGCTGCCCCGGGACCGGATCCGCACCGTGGACGTGGCGACCCCGCTGTGGGCCCGCCCGTTCGGGCTGTGCCGGGTCACCGTGGGCAGCGGCCAGGGCGGCGACGCCGGGGACGAGCTCAAGCTCGAAGTGGTCTCCGCGGAGGAGGGGCGGCGGCTCCGCCGCGAGCTGCTGCGCCGCTCGCCCGGCGCCCCGGCCGCCGCGGGGGCGCGGCCGGAGGACACCGCGCAGGACACCGCCGGGGAGCCCGGGGAGGGCGAGCCGACCGTGCTGGCCGAGGTCTCCCCGCGCTGGTACCGGTACGGCGCGCTCTCCTGGGGCCCGATGGCGCTGGGCTACGGTGCGCTGGCCGCCCTGCTCGGCACCGCCGCCCAGATCATCGGCGACTTCGCGAGCAGGCTGTTCGCGCCGATCGGCAGGGGCCTGTACGAGTTCGCCACCTCGGCGGCGCTGGTCGCGGTCCCCTCGGTGCTGCTCGGCGTGATCGCCTTCGGGAGTGCCGTCGCGCTGGCGGTGCACGTCGAGGCCTGGTGGGGCTACCGGCTGACCCGGGAGCCCGACGGCACCCTGCTGGTCAGGCGCGGCCTGCTCAACCTCTCCTCGGTCTCCATCGAGGAGCGCCGGCTGCGCGGCGTGGAGCTCTGCGAGTACCTGCCGCTGCGCTGGTTCGGCGCCGCGTCGGTGGCCGCGGTCGCCTCCGGCCTCGGCGAGAACGAGCAGAGCAAGGGCCTGGTCGCCAAGCGGACGCTCTCCCCGGACATGCCGCGCGCCGAGGCGGCGCGCACCGCCCGGGAGGTGCTGCCCGGCGCCGTGTTCCCGGAGCTCACCGGGCACCCGCGCACCGCGCTGCGCCGCCGGCTGGTCCGCGCCGCGGTGGCCGCCGTGCTGCTCACCGCCGCGGTCGGCGCGCCGCTCTGGCTGATCCCGTTCGTCCCGGCGGGCGTCGCGGCCGGCGGCACCGCGGCCGCCGCCGCGCTCTTCGCCCCGCTCTGCGCGGCCTACGCGGTCGGCGCCTACCGCGGCCTCGGCCACGGCCTGGACCGGCGCCTGCTCTACCTGCGCGGCGGCATGGCGGCCCGGTCCACGGTCGCGCTCAAGCGGGACGCGGTGATCGGCTGGACCGTCACCCGCTCCCCGCTGCAGCGCCGGGCCGGCCTGTCCACCCTCGGCGCCACCGTGGCGGCCGACAGCGGCGTGCACCGCGCCCGCGACATCGGCCACTCCCAGGGCCTCGCCCTGGCCGACGAGGCGGTGCCGGGCCTGCTCACCCCGTTCCTGCTCCGGAACTGA
- a CDS encoding PH domain-containing protein: MTTREAARPATDLRLRPPRHRVERRAIALWTLRALIGTALTALPTAAAAITLGLFDVVPWLVLILWAVTAAAGAIGLAVTAVMPTWRYRVHRWEVTDEAVYTASGWLWQEWRIAPLSRIQTVDTDRGPLQRAFGLSSLTVTTASAAGPLKVDGLDAELASDLAVRLSEATQAVPGDAT; this comes from the coding sequence ATGACGACACGAGAGGCCGCCCGCCCCGCGACCGACCTCCGGCTCCGCCCGCCGCGGCACCGGGTGGAGCGGCGCGCCATCGCGCTCTGGACGCTGCGCGCCCTGATCGGCACCGCGCTCACCGCCCTGCCGACCGCGGCCGCGGCGATCACCCTCGGCCTGTTCGACGTGGTGCCCTGGCTCGTGCTGATCCTGTGGGCGGTCACCGCGGCCGCCGGCGCGATCGGCCTGGCCGTCACCGCGGTGATGCCGACCTGGCGGTACCGGGTGCACCGCTGGGAGGTCACCGACGAGGCCGTCTACACCGCCTCGGGCTGGCTGTGGCAGGAGTGGCGGATCGCCCCGCTCTCCCGGATCCAGACCGTGGACACCGACCGCGGCCCGCTGCAGCGCGCGTTCGGGCTGTCCTCCCTCACCGTGACCACCGCCTCGGCGGCCGGGCCGCTGAAGGTGGACGGCCTCGACGCCGAGCTCGCCTCCGACCTGGCGGTCCGGCTCTCCGAGGCCACCCAGGCCGTCCCCGGCGACGCGACGTGA
- a CDS encoding SPFH domain-containing protein yields the protein MEAENPPAAAVEMPEPQYRERVAFGAPGLPVALLCLAGALAGIALGLIGLFGAAWALLAVGVVVLLAALFLALGLTVVAPNEARVVQFLGRYTGTVRKDGLRWVNPLTTRQAISTRIRNHETSVMKVNDAEGNPIDIAAVVVWQVEDTARAAFEVDDFVQFVSTQTEAGVRHIANRYPYDAHQEGVLSLRDNAEEITEQMSREITERVESAGVRIVEARFTHLAYAQEIAQAMLQRQQASAVVAARRQIVDGAVSMVDLALQRLSEQEVVDLDEERKATMVSNLLVVLCSDRPTSPVVNTGSLYQ from the coding sequence ATGGAAGCCGAGAACCCGCCCGCGGCGGCGGTGGAGATGCCGGAACCGCAGTACCGGGAGCGCGTCGCGTTCGGCGCCCCCGGGCTGCCCGTCGCGCTGCTCTGCCTGGCCGGGGCCCTTGCCGGCATCGCCCTGGGGCTGATCGGGCTGTTCGGCGCCGCGTGGGCCCTGCTCGCCGTCGGCGTGGTGGTGCTGCTGGCCGCCCTGTTCCTCGCGCTCGGGCTGACCGTCGTCGCCCCCAACGAGGCGCGCGTCGTCCAGTTCCTCGGCCGCTACACCGGCACCGTCCGCAAGGACGGCCTGCGCTGGGTCAACCCGCTCACCACCCGGCAGGCGATCTCCACCCGGATCCGCAACCACGAGACCTCGGTGATGAAGGTCAACGACGCCGAGGGCAACCCGATCGACATCGCCGCGGTGGTGGTCTGGCAGGTGGAGGACACCGCCCGGGCCGCCTTCGAGGTCGACGACTTCGTGCAGTTCGTGTCCACCCAGACCGAGGCCGGGGTGCGGCACATCGCCAACCGCTACCCCTACGACGCCCACCAGGAGGGCGTGCTCTCGCTGCGGGACAACGCCGAGGAGATCACCGAGCAGATGTCCCGGGAGATCACCGAGCGGGTGGAGTCGGCCGGCGTGCGCATCGTCGAGGCCCGGTTCACCCACCTGGCCTACGCCCAGGAGATCGCCCAGGCCATGCTCCAGCGGCAGCAGGCCAGCGCCGTGGTCGCGGCCCGCCGGCAGATCGTGGACGGCGCGGTCAGCATGGTCGACCTGGCCCTGCAGCGCCTCTCCGAGCAGGAGGTCGTCGACCTGGACGAGGAGCGCAAGGCGACCATGGTCAGCAACCTGCTGGTGGTGCTCTGCTCCGACCGACCGACCAGCCCGGTGGTGAACACGGGCTCGCTCTACCAGTAG